One genomic window of Ruminococcus gauvreauii includes the following:
- a CDS encoding deoxyribonuclease IV — protein sequence MLMIGSHLSSAKGFLHMGREAVRIGANTFQFFTRNPRGSRAKELDLQDVAAFLAYAKGARINTVLAHAPYTLNPCSKEEKTREFAKMTMEDDLRRMEHLPGNYYNFHPGSHTGQGADRGIEQIVSQLNELLRHDQSTTVLLETMAGKGTEIGGRFEEIRAILDGVDCSEKMGVCMDTCHVYDAGYDIVGHLDDVIGEFDRVVGLTRLKAIHLNDSMNPIGSHKDRHEKIGEGSIGLEAFEKLINHPALRGLPFYLETPNELDGYAQEISILRSRYRCE from the coding sequence ATGTTAATGATAGGAAGTCACTTATCCTCCGCAAAAGGTTTTCTGCATATGGGGCGTGAGGCAGTCAGGATCGGTGCCAATACGTTTCAGTTTTTTACCAGGAATCCCAGGGGGAGCAGAGCAAAAGAACTGGATCTTCAGGATGTGGCAGCGTTTTTGGCCTATGCGAAAGGCGCCAGAATAAACACGGTCCTCGCGCATGCGCCGTATACCCTGAACCCTTGCTCCAAGGAAGAAAAGACCAGGGAATTTGCAAAGATGACCATGGAAGACGATCTGCGCAGAATGGAACATCTGCCGGGGAATTATTATAATTTTCATCCGGGCAGCCATACCGGACAGGGGGCGGACAGAGGAATAGAACAGATTGTATCTCAGCTGAATGAGCTGCTCAGACACGATCAGTCGACAACTGTGCTGCTGGAGACAATGGCCGGTAAAGGGACAGAGATCGGAGGACGTTTCGAGGAGATCCGTGCGATTTTAGACGGTGTGGACTGCAGTGAGAAGATGGGCGTCTGTATGGATACGTGTCACGTATATGATGCGGGTTACGATATTGTCGGTCATCTGGATGACGTGATCGGGGAATTTGACCGGGTGGTCGGACTTACCCGGCTGAAGGCGATTCATCTGAATGACAGCATGAATCCGATTGGCAGCCACAAAGACCGCCATGAGAAAATCGGAGAGGGCAGCATCGGACTGGAGGCGTTTGAAAAGCTGATCAACCACCCCGCACTGCGTGGGCTGCCGTTCTATCTGGAGACGCCAAATGAGCTGGACGGTTATGCACAGGAGATCAGCATTCTGAGATCCCGATATCGATGTGAGTGA